The stretch of DNA ACCATCATGCTGGATTAACGGTATTGTCGTTTTACTGTAATTCCTCATATCATGCTTTGAAAAGTTTGTGGACCATATTTTATGCCATTGTCATTCCCCTAAGCATTCAGAACCTGCACTAATAGCTGAATGGCTTTTTTTACTACATTTTAGTAGAATGCTGTTTGAATTTGTTACTAATTGCTAAAACCATTCCATTTCTTTGGTCATTCCTGTTTCATTCAACTACTGTTACAGCTTTCTCTTTTGGCAGGTTGAAGAGAGGGAGATTGTAGAAACATGCTACCGTAAAGGTCTTGTCAGAGTATTGACTGCCACTTCAACTTTGGCTGCTGGAGTTAACTTGCCTGCCAGACGAGTAATATTTAGGCAACCTAGGATAGGTCGTGACTTCATTGATGGAACTCGCTACAGACAGATGTCTGGTCGTGCTGGCAGAACTGGAATAGATACAAAAGGGGAGAGTGTAAGATATGAAACTTTCATTTATACTTCTTTGGCATGAGGTCAACAGTTTAGTTTtaacttttcatttttgtatCTGGATTTCTTGTTTTGATCTGTGGCCATTTGGCAACACCATCTATCTAATACTTTGGCATTTGAAATGCAGATACTTCTATGCAAGCCTGAAGAAGTCAAGAGGATTACATGTATTCTTAGAAGTAATTGTCCTCCCTTAGAGTCTTGCCTTTCAGAAGATAAAAACGGAATGACTCATGCAATCATGGAGGTTGTTGCTGGCGGAATTGTGCAAACTGCAAGTGATATCAATCGATATGTGAGGTGTACGCTGCTTAACTCAACTAAACCTTTTGAGGATGTTGTGAAGTCAGCTCAAGACTCCCTTCGTTGGTTATGCCATAAAAGGTTTCTTGAGTGGAATAATGAAAGTAAAATATACTCCACTACACCACTTGGGCGAGCAGCTTTTGGCAGTTCACTTAATCCTGAGGAATCATTGGTAGGTTACTTGTTTTATTctcgatattttttaatgtaatcTTACCATTATCTATTTCTCACTGTAGGTTGTGCTGGATGATCTTTCAAGGGCAAGAGAAGGCTTTGTTCTGGCATCTGATTTGCATTTGGTTTACCTGGTGACCCCCATAAATGTGGATGTTGAACCTGATTGGGAATTGTATTATGAGAGGTTCATGCAACTTACTTCGCTTGAGCAGGTGCACATATCTTCTTTTGCATCTTAGAATATTTGCTCTCCAACATTTAGTCTGAGCATGTGTGATACTTCCATATTCTATTTATGTTGATTGGAACAATGTGAACTGGATTCTTTTACAAGCTCAAATGATTGTAAACCAATACTGAACTAAGAAAGATCAGCCAGATAAGAaactataaaagaaataaaggcaTGACACTATCACAGAGTGGTTCTTACTGAATAGGTTATTGTGTATGTTGTCCTTATAGCCTGACAGGCAACCCCTTTtcaattgaaaatattttctttttattgctCCTTACCAAAAGGTGAAATAAGATAGCATATTGAAACAATCAGCATGAAGGAAGTgacataaaacaatatattgtttctttctattttattataaatttgtagttagtgatgttatatatcaaataatattCATGGGCATCACAAGGACACAAGGCTATGAACTAGATTATGCTGAAACTTACTCTATTTTATCTCTAGTATTGATGTTCGTTGGTAATGTTGCACAGTCAGTTGGCAACAGGGTTGGAGTAATAGAACCATTTTTGATGCACATGGCTCATGGGGCTGCAATGCCTGTTCGTGGAAAGCGTCAGCTCACTGGTATCCGCAACAGATCACCAACTCGAGGTTCTGGTGGAAATGCTCTTATTAATGCACAGACACTTCGAGTGTCTAAACGCTTTTATGTGGCCTTAATGTTGTCAAGGCTTGCACAGGTACAGTTCCTCACTAGCAGATTGTGTTATAAAACAGCTAATTACTATTTATGAAACTTGATAGTTGATCTCTCTCTGCTGTACTAGTAAAGTGCATGACTTTAATTGGTTTAGAATCTTTTTGTATTTggaaaaatgtaaatatagTATGGTATTTGAAGCAGGCATTGAATGTATTGTGTCTTTCAGGAAATTCCTGTCACAGATGTTTGTGAGGCATTTAAAGTTGCAAGAGGTATGATTCAAGCCTTACAGGAAAATGCTGGCAGGTTTGCTTCAATGGTTTCTGTGTTTTGTCAGAGACTTGGTTGGCATGATTTAGAAGGCCTTGTTGCTAAGTTCCAAAACCGTGTCTGTTTTGGAGTTAGGGCAGAGATTGCAGAACTTACGTCAATTCCATTTGTCAAGGTTTGTTTATGTCACTGCATGCACGGTATAGGCATTGCCGCATCATATAttcttacttatttttatatgtaatggGATGCAGGGCTCACGTGCCAGGGCTCTCTATAAGTCTGGTTTGCGTACTCCTGTTGCCATTGCTGAAGCATCTATTCCTGAAATTGCAAAGGCTCTTTTTGAATCTTCTACTTGGTCTGGCCAAGGTATAACTATGCTTAGACTTTCTATTAAAATGTTTTGTGTATGTTGTGTTACTTACGGAGACTTAGTATTACTGTATGGTCCATAATGACATTCCTTTATGTTTTCTACTCCTGTTTTCCTCATTTGTGTTCAACATTCTGGATCAGTTTACTATCAAGTGGTTAGATACTTAGATTCATCATGTTAATCTATTTCTTGTGCATTTTCTTGTCTTGTCTAATAATATCTTTTCAATTGACTAGATGATTCTGGTTTACGGCGAATGCAATTGGGTATTGCCAAGAAGATAAAAAATGGAGCTCGCAAAATAGTTCTTGAGGAGGCAGAAGCAGCTAGGGTAGCGGCATTCTCAGCTTTCAAGTCACTTGGTGTACAAGTTCCTCAGTTCACTACACCTCTACTCTCAACTATCGACGAACCTCCAACTCGAGATAACATGGTTTCTCATGGCAGAGGTCAAGCTAAGTGCCATGATCCCACTTTAGGGATGCATGGTAGCGGTGATAGAAATATATGCTTTAGCTATGGTGCTCAAAGGGCTTCAGCAGAGAGTGCTTTAGGGAACGATATGCACCCTGGTTCTtccaaacaaataacagagagtGCAGGAATAGCCAATAATGTCAACATCAGTGTCCAAGAAGCATCACCTTTGTCCACAGGAACTATTGATAAATTGAGTAGCAGAAATGTGGCTGACAAAGGCCCTGTTAATGCATATAATTTCCCAGGAGGGTTTGACAGTTTTCTTGATCAATGGTCTACTGTTAGTGAGTTTTCTTTTGATCTTCATTATGTTAAGAAATCAATTAAATCATCTTCAATCTTTTTCGATATTCTTGGTTTAGCTGTCTGTTGGGAAAATTCACCTGTCTACTACTGCAACTTTCCAAAAGACCTCATGATAGCTGGTAGCAATGATTCCATTGAAATGTGGGAGGAACTAACAAGGAGATGGAACCGGATAATTGAAATTATGCGACGAAAcaatgtgaaaaaaatgacGTGGAACTTGAAGGTCGAGATTCAAGCATTGAAGTATCCATGTGTTTCTTGTCAACGACTTGCTAGGCTTCATCTTGACTACAAAATGTTGAAGAATGTTGAAGTACTGGACAACTTGTATGTGTTTCTACCACCAATTTCTGTCCACAGTGGATTGGACATATGCTTGGTGGCATGGGTTCTCTGGCCTGACGAGGAAAGTAAAACAGTGCCAAATCTTGAGAAGGTATAATAATCTTATGCTGTGATCTATAGACACACTTGTTTTCCTCCAAATGTATGAACTTTCATGAAAATCACTTTCAAGCTTAACATTGCTCAATGATTTGTTAATTTCTTGACAGAAAATTGATGCTGAATATCAGTAAATGTAATGTCACATGGCTCCGAAAATCTATTGTTTTTGTAATCTCACATTCTCACTTGATTTTGTTAAGTAGTTAGTGAAGAGACGACTACACCATGaagctgcagcagctgcaacTCGAGATGGTAGATGGAGAAATCAGATGCACAAAGCAGCTCATAATGGTTGCTGTCGGCGTGCTGCGCAGACACGGGCACTGGGTTCTGTTTTGAGGAAATTACTTGTTTCTCATAATCTCAATGGTTTGCTAGAGACAATTGAGGGTCCATTGGTATGTCCTACGCCCTGGCCAAATGATTATTATAAAATGCTTTGACATTCACATTAAATTTGTTTGGGTAGGTGAATGTTCTTGCTGATATGGAACTTTGGGGAATTGGTGCTGACATGGATGCATGTCTCCATGCGAGGcatatcataataaaaaagctGAAAGAACTAGAGAAAGAAGCATATAAATTAGCGGGAAAGAGTTTCTCGCTAAATTCAACTGCTGATATTGCTGACATTCTTTATACACACCTAAAACTGCCAGCTCCGAAAGGTTGTGAGAAAGGAAAGTTGCATCCTAGCACCAACAAGCAGTCCCTAGACCATCTAAGGTATTTGTCATGTGCGTCATTTCTGGGCATTGTGAATTTGTTATTTTCGCAACAGtgttctttttcccttctaaTGCTGCCGGTCACAAACTTTACATGATTCAGGcatttttgaaaattaaagtatttttccTTGTATATCTAGTCTCAGGCATTATTATGTAGCTGTATACTTGCAGCCATGTCCAATCTAATCTCAGCCACGGTTTGCAACAAATTCCCAGGCTGAAACCGACCCACCCCCTAGGCGGTACGGTGATAATCACCGATTATCGCGCAAAAATTACTCAAATTTGAATCAAAACAGTTCGAATGGAGCCGTGGCGGTTTGGGTGTGAAAATCGTGTGATATGTCGTGATTATCACGATATGTTAACAAATAATCGTGGTGGAATGATCAATATTGATAATCGCAGTGGCATGATCAATATTGATAATCGTGATTTGGGAGTGAAAATCACGTGATATGTTGTGATTTATCGCGATATATAAGCCGATAATCGCGGAGGAATGATCAACATCGATGATCGTGTTTTATATGTTGATAATCCTGGTGGCACAATCAATATTGATAATCATAAGGATTGCACCTATAattgcactttttttttgtaatataCTAATATCTCCTAGTAAATGCTGTTTTCACAACTAGTTAAAAAATTGCCTctctagtttttatttatttattcaaatataattCACTTTCTGACCATAATTCAATGCTACATGTGttagttttgaaaaatttctTCACCGCAAGGTTCTAAAAGTGAGAACTATCACCACAtctttttttggattttgaccagttttcttttaaaaaaaaatggaaatctTGCAAAATTTGGCAAACCCTACCGCAGCTTACCGAAGCTGTGCCCTGACGGCTCACGCGGTAATTGTCGCGATTGTAGCagttttgtgtaccctggtcTCTACATATCGAAGATGACATTATGATGTTGTCTTGGTCTAAGCTGGAATTATTGGGGATTTGGGGTGCCATCACATTGTAGTGTTTCTTGATTTTCTTCTAGACAATCAACATGAGCCATGCCTGGCAATTTATCTACCAGTTAGAGTGGTGCCGACATGTTTGGCTTGGTGctttaaaaagttatagtGAAATGAGGTTCAtggatgaaaataaattttatggctTTCAGAATGCCATGACAATGCTAGCTCAGAATTTATTGAAATGCCAATGTACTGGCCAGGGAAACTTTATTACATGTTACTGCTTTATATTCTTTGATTCTGCACTGTGCAACTTGCTTATGGAATTTCTTTGTTTGCACTGGTAACAATAAGGTTTCGGTAACTGGGGATAAGAATTCCTCTTGTTGAACTTCTATTGTAGATAATCATTTCTTCTAATGTACAGTGTATTTTTGCTGTTTATTTGGGAATTGACACATAATCTCAGTCGACAGTGATATAGGAACATGTAATGTTggcaaaactaaatttaatcaatattTAGGAACACTTTGGTTTGTTCACTTTTAATATTAAGTGTCTTATGCTCTTCTTATTCAGGGATCAACATCCAATTATATCAGTAATTAAGGAACACAGAACACTAGCAAAACTGTTGAATGGTACGCTGGGGTCCATTTGCTCACGAGCTCAGTTGTGCAGCAAATCACAAAGGTACATCATACAAGGAAATTGGCTCCAGACATCAACTGCCACTGGCCGTCTATCAATGGAAGAGCCCAATCTCCAGGTTATTACATTATTATTAGTGTTCTGTATATAACATGATCAATTCATAGCAATTATTGATTGTATATTTTGCTCAGAAAAATAACTGACTGAACTATTCTCTGTAGTGTGTTGAGCACTTGCTGGATTTCACAACATTGAAGAATGATTATGATTCAACGGTTGATCATCATGAAATCAATGCTCGTGATTTTTTCGTTCCCACTAGAGTAATCTCAATCAACAATTGTTTTGTGCTgtatatattttccttttaacAAGTAGGATAATTTTGTGGtctcctttctttttgctAGGAGAATTGGTTGCTGATAACTGCTGATTACTCACAGATTGAGCTGCGTTTAATGGCTCATTTTTCTAAAGATCCCACATTGATTGAATTGTTAAATAAACCAGATGGTGATGTATTTACTATGATTACTTCAAGATGGTCTGGTAAAGAAGAGTCATTGATCTGTTCAAAGGAAAGAGAGACCacaaaaagatttatttacgGCATCCTCTATGGAATGGGTGCCAACTCTCTAGCAGAACAACTTCAATGCAGCCCAGAGGATGCTGCACAGAAAATCCAAAGTTTTAAGAGGTTCTTTCCTGGTGTCTCTTCATGGCTACACGAAGCTGTGGCATCATGTCGCCAGAAAGGGTTAGTTTGCTTTGCATTGCTATTTCTTCCTTTTATAATCTGATATCTGttccctttgatttttttggggggcTGAAACATTAGGGGTAGACCCTACTGGAAATATTTATAGCAGTTTTAGGCACCATGCTGGATGTTGCCAAGGCACCCAATTAGCTACAGGTTGCAGTACTTTAAGAGTGGCGATATTTTACGTGGGTGTCTTCTCATTACCCATATGTGTTTTTGAGACAAATTCTGAAATGCATATTGGGCCATCTACTGTTACCAAAGTTTCACCTATTGAGATATAGATGAGCAATGTTTTCACGTAGGAACATATGGTATTTCCTTTTTGTTGCATTTTGAACCTGATGGAATAAGTCTTTGTGGTCTTATAGTCCTTTTTTTGGTCTTTGTATTCCTTTAGCATCTAGGACTAGTATCTTTTGACTAGTTTTCAGCTTTTAGGTCAGCCACTTGgtgctataaatatgtatccccGACCCCTTAGGTTGGTATGGCATTGTGTGAGgaataaacaagaaaattgcCCCAACTCCTGTCATCCTCTCTAGATGAGAGTAACACTTGTGCTACTAATATCTAGTATCAGAGCtgcccttgctgctgctgctgcggtctgtgccgctgctcgcctgcGCTCTTGCGCTGCAGCAAGCTCGGCGTCCTGCTGACGCTGTGTGCTCGTGGCGCCTGAACGCCGAGACTGTCCATCAGACATGGCGCGCCTCTGGGGGGCTGCTGCGTGGAGaagggaaaggggaaggaggagcagccgGTGCTGTTgctcgtggtggtggtggctgagTGCTTACTCGAGcttgggaaggggaggagcgaGAGATGTTCAACCTACAGGAAAATATGGCTCTGATACTAGATGTTAGTATCTCAATTGTTACTCACACTGatgagaggatgacactcaaacttggggcaattttctgtttacttatcaccaaatgtcataCCTTCCCGGGGGAGGgtggatatatatttatagctgtaTTCTAGCCAAAAGGATgttgtcctagagcatcctaacaacctgtcctagagcatcctaacaagctgtcctagatgctgtcctagtAACTGAAAGCTGAAAAAGCAAGGGTAGGGcaccacaagaccaagaccaaacagcccaagacttattcctttaGGAGCTTGCCGACCTCCCTCGTGGTCACCACGCGAGCACCCTTAAGTGGGTGTTCAACCGGAAGAGGGATGAAGTCAGAGCCATCGTCAAGCACAAGGCTCACTTGGTGGCACGTGGTTTCATGCAGTGGGAGGGGATTGACTTCGACGATACCTTCGCCCCCGTGGCAGGGATTTCGTGCGATTCCTTACAAGGTGCTACGCCTGCACAAGGCCTTCTACGGCTTGCGGCAGGCCCCAAGGGCATGGAATGCCAAGCTGGATTCCACGCTCAAGGGGATGGGCTTCAAGCAAAGCCTGCTCGAGGCGGCCATCTACCGGCGGGGTAGTGGAGGAAATGCCCTGATCACCGTCATCAAAGATGCGAAGGTGGCGGTGTTCAAGGAAGAGATTAAGGCCACCTTTCAGATGAGTGACATGGGGCCTCTCTCCTACCTAGGGATAGAGGTGCACCAGGACGACTCCGGGATCACGCTTCGACAAAACCGCCTATGCCAAGCGCGTTGTTGAGCTAGCTGGACTCATTGACTGCAACCCAGCTCTCACTCCGATGGAGGAGGTTGAAGCTGAGCCGCGACAACACGATAGAGGTGGACGCTGAAGTCCCAGGGAGAGCCTAGAGGGGGTGGGGGGTaaataggtgtcctgaaaaatttctttgaaatgGTCAGTACAGAGaccggaccggaccgtccagACCaatggccggaccgtccggtcggcactctTGGGTTGGGCCGTCCgggttagaacaccggactgtccggtcaaTGGGAACAACATACCTGGAGGTTTCCTTTCCCTGTGAAGTTCCTGAGAACGTGAGGATGTGAGGTGATGGTGTGCAGAAAATAAACACAGGACAATCATAGAAACAGAAAGAACATCGAAACTACAAAAGTGAATACatgagagatttatcccgaagttcggatctttcgatcctactccgTTAAGGCGCTCCTAcaagcgggatctctctcgatcctttccctctcttggcttcctctcacaaggccaacacgggtctccgaattcacacctaaagactagcaaccccttcgatcgaccacgaaggtcaagatcaaggcggcttgcctaGCCCTAGGTTGCAATACGCTTTACCCTGCAGCCCTCTATAAGAAAGCACAAGAACCCACTAACACTCTTTTACCTTTTTCCTTGTGGAGGTTAGgcaacaaccttcacaaacttgctcccgggcgacacctatccgtctaggagatcaatctccaagagtaataggtcaccttgactccacatgcatccatcaatcaCCCGAGAAAGAACACTTATCACTCACTGACCTAAACACTCTCCTTAAGATATGATTCAACGGgtaatctctctaggaagtgttttgggttagtggagaggcttgagaggtgctaaacttgtcTTAGCAACCAGTGAAATCaaacagaaagcctcaccaacagCTAGATCTCAAGGGGGCCTTATATAGACTGGCAGACGTCAcatagccgttggaaaagatACCTAACTGGACATtccggctagggggccggaccgtctggCCGACACTTAGCTCACTttgagcaggggccggaccaaggtccggaccgtcctgccaccggactgtTCGGCCAGGGGCctggaccgtccggtccctgCTGCTTAGCAACAAACCTTCGCTCAACATAGACTTAACCCTAAacactcttggatgcatgctgagcttctggtgacccctcttaatagacaaaaataaaaactttttcgAATGCTTTCGTCTTTGTAGAACCGTCGCTTCGGATCACACATGCATCAAGTCGCATAATCCTTCAATTTAATTGATCtcatcttctctgcaatcTCAACTCATTAGCctacacatgcttggctagcattgtcattaatcatctaaaactttgtttaggggctagatgcactttcagacGCTACTCAATACCGACGTCTTGTGGGGAGCCTTTGCTACCTCGCCAACACATGGTTGGACTTGGCATTCTCTGTCGGCTACTTTAGTCGGTTCATGCAACGACCGACAACAGAGCACCAACAGGCTGTGAAGAGGATCATCCGCTACGTTGCGGGGACTCTCGACAACAGTCTCTACTACCCGAGGTGCCCTG from Oryza brachyantha chromosome 12, ObraRS2, whole genome shotgun sequence encodes:
- the LOC102699269 gene encoding helicase and polymerase-containing protein TEBICHI; this translates as MASGSSRANIDQFFPAKKRRPSSRKDEPPSGSPGGAKGSLEGFLVRSPSAAPPPTSGSPSGGGDAGARRSLSAAMDVDVGHPASAVAKDKGDLELKRIAMEFLSHYCSAIPSVMGDAGNGEADKKQKRSATQSFLVPCSNASAKKQRVAHCGGLEALKDVGHQTLFQEQCGTHYGCSDALEELGEVAKVSSEGFVAWQRCSFTPNTGQKKVGFSTAPGAGETPRSVSTKSLISPGEEFWNAAIEFADGISAQADKGLRRPECDVDDKSSCAVALCSKILPRSGQVDIDYEKTVGSNETKYMDESSSKEGSVAANSHHVNSSPLPVKHLDFFHEDEIQVPGLKTKQKGGTVDVNHKGQLKNSSFQRVDNLMHSVDDMNKNTSDMRIDSSATTHNGRLFKLTTAGTNHPTRVGASGFSPTKRDLNQLIHSADKMLTACSNHDKPNKDCTNKFASQETEANTPTSSVLQKDHSKLSSWLPPELCAIYMKKGISQLYPWQVECLLVEGVVEKRNLVYCASTSAGKSFVAEVLMLRRILFSGKMAILVLPYVSICAEKAEHLEQLLEPLGRHVRGFYGNQGGGSLPKDTSVAVCTIEKANSLVNKLLEDGRLSELGIIVIDELHMVGDQHRGYLLELMLTKLRYAAGEGNSESSSAETSGSSSGKMDATHGLQIIGMSATMPNVAAVADWLQAALYQTEFRPVPLEEFIKVGNQVFDKDMNVVRVLPKVADLGGKDPDHIVELCNEVVLQGHSVLLFCSSRKGCESTARHIAKFLKSTSIGSSDVDSEFADATCAIEALKRSPSGLDPVLEETLPFGVAYHHAGLTVEEREIVETCYRKGLVRVLTATSTLAAGVNLPARRVIFRQPRIGRDFIDGTRYRQMSGRAGRTGIDTKGESILLCKPEEVKRITCILRSNCPPLESCLSEDKNGMTHAIMEVVAGGIVQTASDINRYVRCTLLNSTKPFEDVVKSAQDSLRWLCHKRFLEWNNESKIYSTTPLGRAAFGSSLNPEESLVVLDDLSRAREGFVLASDLHLVYLVTPINVDVEPDWELYYERFMQLTSLEQSVGNRVGVIEPFLMHMAHGAAMPVRGKRQLTGIRNRSPTRGSGGNALINAQTLRVSKRFYVALMLSRLAQEIPVTDVCEAFKVARGMIQALQENAGRFASMVSVFCQRLGWHDLEGLVAKFQNRVCFGVRAEIAELTSIPFVKGSRARALYKSGLRTPVAIAEASIPEIAKALFESSTWSGQDDSGLRRMQLGIAKKIKNGARKIVLEEAEAARVAAFSAFKSLGVQVPQFTTPLLSTIDEPPTRDNMVSHGRGQAKCHDPTLGMHGSGDRNICFSYGAQRASAESALGNDMHPGSSKQITESAGIANNVNISVQEASPLSTGTIDKLSSRNVADKGPVNAYNFPGGFDSFLDQWSTVSEFSFDLHYVKKSIKSSSIFFDILGLAVCWENSPVYYCNFPKDLMIAGSNDSIEMWEELTRRWNRIIEIMRRNNVKKMTWNLKVEIQALKYPCVSCQRLARLHLDYKMLKNVEVLDNLYVFLPPISVHSGLDICLVAWVLWPDEESKTVPNLEKLVKRRLHHEAAAAATRDGRWRNQMHKAAHNGCCRRAAQTRALGSVLRKLLVSHNLNGLLETIEGPLVNVLADMELWGIGADMDACLHARHIIIKKLKELEKEAYKLAGKSFSLNSTADIADILYTHLKLPAPKGCEKGKLHPSTNKQSLDHLRDQHPIISVIKEHRTLAKLLNGTLGSICSRAQLCSKSQRYIIQGNWLQTSTATGRLSMEEPNLQCVEHLLDFTTLKNDYDSTVDHHEINARDFFVPTRENWLLITADYSQIELRLMAHFSKDPTLIELLNKPDGDVFTMITSRWSGKEESLICSKERETTKRFIYGILYGMGANSLAEQLQCSPEDAAQKIQSFKRFFPGVSSWLHEAVASCRQKGYVETLMGRRRFLSKITVGNSKEKAKAQRQAVNSICQGSAADIIKVAMIKVHSVITNGRMMGTTDDFTDEVMQKFSEIRGRCHLILQVHDELVLEVDPCMVAEAGRLLQTVMGNAASLLVPLRTKIKVGKTWGSLEPFHPEP